The following proteins are encoded in a genomic region of Pseudomonas sp. Os17:
- the lysS gene encoding lysine--tRNA ligase, with translation MSDQQLDPQALQQEENSLIALRKEKLAAERAKGNAFPNDFRRENYCQDLQKQYADKTKEELAEAAIPVKVAGRIMLNRGSFMVIQDMTGRIQVYVNRKTLSEETLAAVKTWDMGDIIAAEGTLARSGKGDLYVEMTQVRLLTKSLRPLPDKHHGLTDTEQRYRQRYVDLIVNEDVRQTFRVRSQVIAHIRSFLMKRDFLEVETPMLQTIPGGAAAKPFETHHNALDMEMFLRIAPELYLKRLVVGGFEKVFEINRNFRNEGVSTRHNPEFTMLEFYQAYADYEDNMDLTEELFRELAQLVLGSTDVPYGDKVFHFGEPFARLSVFDSILKYNPELTADDLNDIDKARAIAKKAGAKVLGFEGLGKLQVMIFEELVEHKLEQPHFITQYPFEVSPLARRNDDNPNVTDRFELFIGGREIANAYSELNDAEDQAERFMAQVADKDAGDDEAMHYDADFVRALEYGMPPTAGEGIGIDRLVMLLTNSPSIRDVILFPHMRPQA, from the coding sequence ATGAGCGACCAACAACTCGACCCGCAAGCCCTGCAACAGGAAGAGAACTCCCTGATCGCCCTGCGCAAGGAAAAGCTTGCTGCCGAGCGCGCCAAGGGCAATGCCTTCCCGAACGACTTCCGCCGCGAAAACTACTGCCAGGACCTGCAGAAGCAGTACGCCGACAAGACCAAGGAAGAGCTGGCGGAGGCTGCAATCCCGGTCAAGGTTGCCGGTCGCATCATGCTCAACCGTGGCTCGTTCATGGTGATCCAGGACATGACCGGGCGCATCCAGGTCTACGTCAACCGCAAGACCCTGTCCGAAGAGACCCTGGCCGCGGTGAAAACCTGGGACATGGGCGACATCATTGCTGCCGAAGGCACCCTGGCCCGTTCCGGCAAGGGCGACCTGTACGTTGAAATGACCCAGGTGCGCCTGCTGACCAAATCCCTGCGCCCGCTGCCGGACAAGCACCACGGCCTGACCGACACCGAGCAGCGCTACCGCCAGCGCTACGTTGACCTGATCGTCAACGAAGACGTGCGCCAGACCTTCCGCGTACGTTCGCAAGTGATCGCGCACATCCGCAGCTTCCTGATGAAGCGCGACTTCCTCGAAGTCGAAACGCCGATGCTGCAGACCATTCCTGGCGGCGCCGCGGCCAAGCCGTTCGAAACCCACCACAACGCCCTGGACATGGAAATGTTCCTGCGTATCGCCCCCGAGCTGTACCTCAAGCGCCTGGTGGTCGGTGGTTTCGAGAAGGTGTTCGAGATCAACCGCAACTTCCGTAACGAAGGCGTTTCGACCCGGCACAACCCTGAATTCACCATGTTGGAGTTCTACCAGGCCTACGCCGACTACGAAGACAACATGGACCTGACCGAAGAGTTGTTCCGTGAACTGGCGCAGCTGGTGCTGGGCAGCACCGACGTGCCGTATGGCGACAAGGTGTTCCACTTCGGCGAGCCGTTCGCCCGTCTGTCGGTATTCGACTCGATCCTCAAGTACAACCCCGAGCTGACCGCCGACGACCTGAACGACATCGACAAGGCGCGTGCCATCGCCAAGAAGGCCGGGGCCAAGGTGCTGGGCTTCGAAGGCCTGGGCAAGCTGCAGGTGATGATTTTCGAAGAGCTGGTGGAGCACAAGCTGGAACAGCCGCACTTCATCACCCAGTACCCGTTCGAAGTGTCGCCGCTGGCTCGCCGCAACGACGACAACCCCAACGTCACCGACCGCTTCGAGCTGTTCATCGGCGGCCGCGAAATCGCCAACGCCTACTCCGAGCTCAATGACGCGGAAGACCAGGCCGAGCGCTTCATGGCCCAGGTGGCGGACAAGGACGCCGGCGACGACGAAGCCATGCACTACGACGCCGACTTCGTTCGTGCCCTGGAATACGGCATGCCGCCCACCGCCGGTGAAGGTATCGGTATCGACCGCCTGGTGATGCTGCTGACCAACTCGCCGTCGATCCGCGACGTGATCCTGTTCCCACACATGCGGCCGCAAGCCTGA
- a CDS encoding TetR/AcrR family transcriptional regulator, whose amino-acid sequence MNRAIAQEGAAGIATAVAESVQYQGRKASRQGSEQRRQEILDAAMRIVVRDGVRAVRHRAVAAEAGVPLSATTYYFKDIDDLLTDTFAQYVERSAAYMAKLWASNEGLLREMVAYGDGSPASRAQLADDIARLTADYVQRQLYTRREHLMAEQAFRQEALLNPRLAQLVRSHQQILLQGTCQFFQVLGSREPQQDAKVLTSIIGRMEYQGLLNDSEPQAEEEMLGILTRYMHLVLASV is encoded by the coding sequence GTGAACCGCGCAATTGCTCAAGAAGGTGCAGCTGGCATCGCCACTGCGGTGGCTGAAAGCGTTCAGTACCAGGGGCGCAAGGCCAGCCGACAGGGCAGCGAACAGCGCAGACAGGAGATTCTCGACGCCGCCATGCGCATTGTCGTGCGTGACGGTGTGCGGGCCGTGCGTCACCGCGCGGTGGCCGCCGAAGCCGGTGTGCCCTTGTCGGCCACCACCTATTACTTCAAGGATATCGATGACCTGCTCACCGATACCTTCGCCCAGTACGTCGAGCGCAGCGCGGCCTACATGGCCAAGCTGTGGGCCAGCAACGAAGGGTTGCTGCGCGAGATGGTCGCCTACGGTGATGGCAGCCCAGCGTCGCGCGCGCAATTGGCCGATGACATTGCCCGCCTGACCGCCGACTACGTACAGCGCCAGTTGTACACCCGCCGCGAGCACCTGATGGCCGAGCAGGCGTTCCGCCAGGAGGCGCTGCTCAATCCGCGCCTGGCGCAACTGGTGCGCTCGCACCAGCAGATCCTGTTGCAGGGCACCTGCCAGTTCTTTCAGGTCCTGGGCTCCCGGGAGCCGCAGCAGGATGCCAAGGTGTTGACGTCTATAATCGGCCGGATGGAATATCAGGGCCTGCTCAACGACAGCGAGCCGCAGGCGGAGGAGGAGATGCTTGGCATCCTCACCCGCTACATGCATCTGGTGCTGGCTTCGGTCTGA
- a CDS encoding flavohemoglobin expression-modulating QEGLA motif protein translates to MDDYQQTIRTLSDRIVLAQTPIRVLDAVKWDENIRKGFLKAKGKELPAVDRAYYEGRPLSFDSGAVKLEFQNIERDITRQLGQFSPVGQIMRRMCKEYRMVVRMLEARGTGDFGLISQELYGAASDAFHAGDPTLADLGLMMSDYLNNIDGRGDLKDEPKVLSAKQAVGLLQGRLNKVFGEAEETIRVFESDGIVADAAAGADYIKIRSDAMFNERDVRALEVHEGLVHVGTTLNGLNQPICTFLAKGPPSSTVTQEGLAILMEIITFASYPSRLRKLTNRTRAIHMVEEGADFLQVFEFFREQGFEMAESYGNASRVFRGSVPTGLPFTKDLSYLKGFIMVYNYIQLAVRKGKLEQIPLLFCGKTTLEDMRTLRQLVDEGLVVPPKYLPDQFRDLNALSAWMCFSNFLNHLSLDRIEADYSNIL, encoded by the coding sequence GTGGACGACTACCAGCAGACGATACGCACTTTGTCCGATCGCATAGTGCTGGCGCAGACCCCGATCCGCGTACTGGATGCGGTGAAGTGGGACGAGAACATCCGCAAGGGCTTTCTCAAGGCCAAGGGCAAGGAATTGCCCGCCGTGGATCGCGCCTATTACGAAGGACGGCCGCTGTCCTTCGATTCCGGAGCGGTAAAGCTCGAATTCCAGAACATCGAGCGCGACATCACCCGGCAACTGGGCCAGTTCAGCCCGGTGGGGCAGATCATGCGCCGCATGTGCAAGGAATACCGCATGGTGGTGCGCATGCTCGAAGCCCGGGGCACCGGCGACTTCGGGCTGATCTCCCAGGAGCTCTACGGCGCCGCGTCCGATGCCTTCCACGCCGGCGATCCGACCCTGGCGGACCTCGGGCTGATGATGTCCGACTACCTGAACAACATCGACGGGCGCGGCGACCTCAAGGACGAACCCAAGGTCCTCAGCGCCAAGCAGGCGGTCGGCCTGTTGCAGGGCCGGCTGAACAAGGTGTTCGGCGAGGCCGAGGAAACCATCCGCGTGTTCGAGTCCGACGGTATCGTCGCCGACGCCGCAGCGGGCGCCGACTACATCAAGATCCGCAGCGACGCGATGTTCAACGAACGCGATGTGCGGGCCCTGGAAGTCCATGAAGGACTGGTGCATGTCGGCACCACCCTCAATGGCCTGAACCAGCCGATCTGTACCTTCCTGGCCAAGGGGCCGCCCTCGTCCACGGTGACCCAGGAAGGCCTGGCGATCCTCATGGAGATCATCACCTTCGCTTCCTACCCGAGCCGCCTGCGCAAGCTGACCAACCGCACCCGGGCCATCCACATGGTGGAGGAGGGGGCGGACTTCCTGCAGGTGTTCGAGTTTTTCCGCGAGCAGGGGTTCGAGATGGCCGAGAGCTACGGAAACGCCAGCCGGGTGTTCCGCGGTTCGGTGCCCACGGGGCTGCCGTTTACCAAAGACTTGTCCTATCTCAAGGGCTTCATCATGGTTTACAACTACATTCAGCTGGCCGTGCGCAAGGGCAAGCTGGAGCAGATCCCCTTGCTCTTCTGCGGCAAGACCACCCTGGAAGACATGCGTACCTTGCGCCAGTTGGTGGATGAAGGCCTGGTGGTGCCGCCCAAGTACCTGCCGGACCAGTTCCGTGACCTGAATGCCCTGTCGGCCTGGATGTGTTTCTCCAACTTCCTCAACCACCTGAGCCTGGACCGGATCGAGGCGGACTACTCCAATATCCTTTGA